The Schistocerca nitens isolate TAMUIC-IGC-003100 chromosome 6, iqSchNite1.1, whole genome shotgun sequence DNA segment GTGGGACACTGCCAGCCAATAATGCCTTCGTTCGTTAGAGGTTCCCCATCCTGTCTGGGTGCCAGCTATCGTAAGGAAAGACGTTTTCTGTATCAAGGCGCCTCTTTGAAGAAGTCTCAGCAGTTTAGATTTTCTGCAGACTCAGcagagaatttactaatttctctcatagtagattagattagattagattagtttttcgttccatagatccgtactgaggagatcctcgtggatgtggaacatgtcaatttttttaaagctgaaataacaatactaatagtatgaatatatacaatacatcatttgtttctattaaaaaattcgtcaatggagtagaaggagttggccactagtaagtctttcgggctccttttaaactgatctttatttgtaactaaatattttatgtttactggcaaattattgaagatgtgtgttcctgagtagtggacccctttttgaactaaagtaagtgcttttaagtcgttgtgcagatcatttttgttcctggtattgtatgtatgaactgagctgtttgttggaaaaagagatatattatttaggacgaatttcattaatgagtaaatatactgagaggcagtagttagtatacccagttctttgaagaggtttctacaggacgtccgtgaatttactccacaaataatacgtattacacgcttttggactctgaaaacttttgtttgacttgaagagttaccccaaaatattataccatatgacattatggaatgaaagtaggcaatgtatggaagctttttcatttttatgtcgcctaatATGTGGTCGTATAATAGATCAGATCCAGATATTGTTCTGCAGTACGCATGGAATCTGGCTTCTACTGCCTCTTTATTGTCccatttttctttgaggaagaAACAGGAAAGTATCGCACCGCATTTCTTTTCTCAATGCTACAAATGTGAAGCGTTACATAAGTATTAttcgaagtctcctgagtgagcgcgccaagttcgcgtctcttccgacagatagcgtagataCAGGACATTTCCAAAGTGGCGTCCGTGGGTGACAAACAACGAGCCGTCATtgcatttctcactgcagagaaataaactgtgggggttattcacaaacgcttgtggaaagcctatggagcatctgctgtcgacagaagtataattagtcactgggcacagagggtgaggtcagcAGAAGGTGGTTCGGCTGATGTCCACGGTTTGCAgcggtcacacctgacatgttgtagCGAGCTGACGTTGTTCTTCGCATTAGAACTCGGCAGTTGGTGCTGCATCCGTCAATCAGCAAAgggagtgtggatgcaattatccgcactcttggatattcaaaagtatgtgcaagatgggtcccgcggtgtctaatggtggatcacaaatcgcacacataaaacatttgtcttcatttgttgcaacgttttgaagctgagggggaggccttcatGTCCCGgtttgttacaggtgatgaaacctgggttcaccatgttgagcccaaaacaaaacgacagtcgatggtaTGGCGCCATTCTGTCCccgtaaaagaaaaaaatcaaagcaactgcttccaccgGTGAGGTCATGATTACAGCGTTGTGGGACTGCggaggtgtgattctcattgacgtGATGCCAAGAGGTGGTGCCATTAACTCAAAAGCGTATGTCCAAGCATTAACAagactcaagacgcgcttccggttATTTTAGCGCAACGGTAAGTCAGGTggtttgctgcaacacgataacattTTGCCTCACCCAAGTCTGAGGATTGctaaacacatcgcaaaacaggtttagactgtgttaccccatccaccttacagccctcaTCTAGCACCCTCGcacttccacttgtttggaccattaaaggatgtcattcgtAGAAGGCATGGATGTggaagtgattcacacagtgaagcattggctccgccaccaggacaccCAACTGTTTCGCGCTGGagtaaggccatagaacgggatggggaTTACGTGGAAaattagggtgtgtagataaaatgtcattctttcgtgtgtgtaattctcattatgttcaataaagaattgttgaagaaaaaaatagtgCATTACTTTCAGGGAAACTCTCGTAAAATCATTTTATAACATTTCGACGGCTTCAGCCTTCACTTTGAAGACTTGCGTTCTTGATTCAGTGAACAGTCTGCTTCAACTCCAATGATAGGTACGATATACTCTTTTCTGTAGTGCTGTGTGCCATTTAGTTAACATCACAAAAAGCACTAGGCACTTCGTGACTGAAATTAATTCACTTGCGTTCCTCCACAACCCCCGTGTCAGATATTCCAGTTTGCTTTATATTAGTACTGCCATTGTTTGTCAAATGTTTATTCATAACTTTAGCAGAATGAATGAAGTAATTGTAATTCATTTCTTATCCAGTAGCTGTAGGACTCGCAATTCATTATTTTGTAGGGTAATAAAGTAACTTACCTCAGAGAGAGGACCTCTTTCATATTTAGACATAAATATAACAACCATATCCAAGTCATCCCTAGCAGCAACGTAAACCCGTATGTACAAGCATGTGCAAGGAACAATACGAGTAGAATGAGAATGTCATTTCGTTAAGAGTTTATTCGTTTGAGTCTAATCAAGATCACTGTCTCAGAAGTCTTGTTGCATGTCCAATGTAGGCTAATGATGCTAGGGGGTCACATATTCTTTTCTTTGCAGGTATTCCCTCTCAAGAAGTTCCTGCTGACGCTATCTCGTCTTGAAGAAACACTATGACTCTAGGCATGGTTGTCCACGCGCAAATAAAATAACAAGCCCACACAATATTTCTGCTCTTTTCTATATGGAATAACTCGTTTTATGGTTTTCATTCACGAGTGTCATTCATCAGTGAGAACACACATGGATGCATATAAATCCTCTGAAGTGGTGTGCAACACAACACTGTCCACGGTCCTTTTGCTGTTGATAGATCCTGATGTCTGCCAGATTTTGCACTAATTTACCCAGATGACTACTGGAGACTCAGTTAACTATTATACTTCTCAAACCTGGCGCAGCTGTGGCATTTCCACATCGGCAAATCATTGCCAGACGCGACACAAGTCATATGTCAAAGaggaaatcttaagagaaaacacccTGAATCTTAGATCTCTGCAGTTTCAGTCCAAACACTTAACCATTCGGCAACTGAGTAGTATGCCTCCCAGTTGCTCCTACTGTAGCAATTTTAGCGTATATATATAGGAAGTTACTGTCACAGAAATTGTGCataaattgttcaatgtgacataaGTTTTCTCTTAAATCGTCCGCTAATGGAATTTGTTGAACTTTTCGTTAACCCTCCCTAGCTAACTAAACATGCTCGGTCATGTCTCTTAATTCAACATGTCGAGGTCTCTTGGCTCACGAACAAAACTGAATTTTTGCAAAAAGACGAGAACATAGAAAGCGTTATCTTTCACACAATATGTCTGAAAGTCTCTGAGTCCCTAGATCAAAACTGTATACTCTTTATTGGCCTACgtgtatacattgaagagccaaagaaaccggtacacctgcctaatatcgtgtagggcccccgcgatcacgcacaagtgccgcaacacgacgtgggacggactcgactaatgtctgaagtaattctCAAGCGaagtgacgccatgaatcctgcagggctgtccataaatccgtaagaaaacAAGAGGGTGGAGACCCCttgtgaacaccacgttgcaaggcatcccatatatgctcaataatgttaatgtctgtggagtttggtgggcagtggaagtgcttcaactcagaagaatgttcctggagccactctctagcaattgtgAACGTGTGGCGCTTCTACCCCagtcggagggtcgagtcctccctagggcatggctgtgtgtgttgtccttagcataagttactttatgttagattaagtagtgtgtaagtttaaggaccgatgacctcaacagtgtggtcccataagatcttaccacaaatttccaaaaaatctgtggacgtgtggagtgtcgtattgtcctgctggaatttcgtcagaatgcacaatggacatgattgggtgcaggtgatcagacaggatgcttaggttagcgtcacctctcagagtcgtgtctagacgtatcaggggccccatatcacactAGCTGCATACGgctcacaccgttacagagcctccactagcttggacAGTCCCATGGTGACAtatggggtccatggattcatgaggttgtctcgatacccgtacacgtccatccgcgcgatacaatttgaaacgagacgcgtccgaccaggcaacatgtttccaatcatcaacagtccaatgtcgctgttgacgggtccaggcaaggcgtaaagctttgtgtcgtgcagtcatcaagtgtacacgagtgggtcttcggctccgaaagaccatatcgattatgtttagtTGAACgtacattgacacttgttgatggcccagcatggaaatgtgcagcaatctgcggaagggttgcacttctgtcacgatgaacgattctcttcagtcgccattggtcccgttcttgcaggatctttttccggccgcattctTGTTGGATATTTGCTGTTTTACGACATTCCTGATATTTGCGGTAcactcgtggttcaaatggctctgagcactataggacttaacttctgaggtcatcagtcccctagaactcagaactacttaaacctaacgaacctaaggacatcacacacatccatgcccgaagcaggattcgaacctgcgaccgtagcggttgcgcggttccagactgtagtgcctagaaccgctcggccactccagacggcggtacactcgtgaaatccccacttcatcgctacctcggagatgctgtgccccattgctcgtgcgccgacaataactccacgttcaaactcgcttaaatcttgacaacctgccattgtatccGCAGTAACTTATCTGAGAACTGCGCCAgttacttgttgtcttatgtaagccttgccgaccacagcgctgtattctgcctgtttacatatctctgtacttgaatacgcatgcctataccagtttccttggcgctcgAGTATAGGAAAACACGTATCCAGAGGCTCTGTATGGGAACAATGGTGCCTTACAGAGAGATCTGCGTGTCTCCATATGATGTTTCACATCTTGCGAAGCATCACTGGAGTTGTGATCCGACTGGCTTCTTCAACACTTTGGCGTAATTTTGCATTAGTTTCCTAGCGTGAGCCACTTGGGACTTATTTACTTCTCGTAAGCAGTTGTCTGCTAACTACGTTTTTAgttagttgaatacatgtaccctTCAAAAGGTTTGGTCCACATGAGTATCGCAATGACATCCCAGCCCATACAAAGTGAGGGGTGTTCCTTCCCATCTCTTGCACGTAGTGGGAATTTCCTTAGACCACACAATAATGTTCCtcatgtgtggttcaaatggctctgagcactatgggacttaacttctgaggtcatcagtctcctagaacttacaactacttaaacctaactaacctaaggacatcacacacattcgtgcccaaggcaagattcgaacctgcgaccgtagcagtcgcgcggttccggactgaagcacctagaaccgctcggccaccaaggccggctcctCATGTGTGAATTGCGATGTTTCGGATATTGGAAAGAAACACTCATGAGCGAGGCACAGCAATAATTGTGCAGCACTGCACGGCAGGGTGCAAGTCGTTGCTCGAAGTCGTTGCACGTACAATTCGTTTACAAACATCAAtctacatttttccaaagaaaattccacGCTGACTGTATCAAATTTAAAAATGAGTCAGGCCGTGTTCGCTGCCGGGCGGTTCCTTTCAGCTTGCacggtcattgccgctcccatcatttaaaaagtttttaaaaaagatttttaaatttttactgtcgctttcaccagatgacggtatattggacgtgaatggtggggagtggctacagggcaatgttcaacgttaccatgttataaatagcgtatattgcctgaggatgcaccgataagtggagCGGAaacggtcgcagatttaataaaaatcattgatacagccagcacggaattttctttggaaaaatgtctaagtttggctgtggttgcccgcacTATAAAACAACATGTTATCAACCTAaatgctttcaaatattttttagTCTGGCCACTTATTGTTGACTGTAGTGTTTGAAGCACAACTGCTCATTTGCGAATATCTTTCACTGCAGACTGCTCAGTGTAGATACGGATGGCGGCACAAGCTTCCTCTCTCGTTTTCTTACACCCACAACGAGGCTTGCCTTTGACACTGCCTGATAAAACACCACATGTCTCTGAACCTGGCAGTGTCAAGCTACGAAGTGGACAGCGGCAAATGTTCTTATTATTTTTGTCACTACCTGCCTTATATGCGGACTTCCgtgctgccacacacacacacacacacacacacacacacacacacacacacacacacacacacgcgcgctatTATTTGCTACTTTACGTCGTCAACTGGAACAATACAATACTGAAACaagatgtggtgtgcgtactgttagaccttcagtacacacaccatcagattatttgactggtCGCTCTAAcgcagtaggcgagtgtcagcaatatgtctcgtgctcttatcgtggcgtgtttatcttatgccgttaggtcagatgatggAAATGCTACTTGCActgttagagtagcagattgacagtgaccaactttaaacagaacttgatcaattttcacacacatttattaaaataataacaagcataaaaattactttacttggttctggatgctacactcctggaaatggaaaaaagaacacattgacaccggtgtgtcagacccaccatacttgctccggacactgcgagagggctgtacaagcaatgatcacacgcacggcacagcggacacaccaggacccgcggtgttggccgtcgaatggcgctagctgcgcagcatttgtgcaccgccgccgtcagtgtcagccagtttgccgtggcatacggagctccatcgcagtctttaacactggtagcatgccgcgacagcgtggacgtgaaccgtatgtgcagttgacggactttgagcgagggcgtatagtgggcatgcgggaggccgggtggacgtaccgccgaattgctcaacacgtggggcgtgaggtctccacagtacatcgatgttgtcgccagtggtcggcggaaggtgcacgtgcccgtcgacctgggaccggaccgcagcgacgcacggatgcacgccaagaccgtaggatcctacgcagtgccgtaggggaccgcaccgccactacccagcaaattagggacactgttgctcctggggtatcggcgaggaccattcgcaaccgtctccatgaagctgggctacggtcccgcacaccgttaggccgtcttccgctcacgccccaacatagtgcagcccgcctccagtggtgtcgcgacaggcgtgaatggagggacgaatggagacgtgtcgtcttcagcgatgagagtcgcttctgccttggtgccaatgatggtcgtatgcgtgtttggcgccgtgcaggtgagcgccacaatcaggactgcatacgaccgaggcacacagggccaacatccggcatcatggtgtggggagcgatctcctacactggccgtacaccactggtgatcgtcgaggggacactgaatagtgcacggtacatccaaaccgtcatcgaacccatcgttctaccattcctagaccggcaagggaacttgctgttccaacaggacaatgcacgtccgcatgtatcccgtgccacccaacgtgctctagaaggtgtaagtcaactaccctggccagcaagatctccggatctgtcccccattgagcatgtttgggactggatgaagcgtcgtctcacgcggtctgcacgtccagcacgaacgctggtccaactgaggcgccaggtggaaatggcatggcaagccgttccacaggactacatccagcatctctacaatcgtctccatgggagaatagcagcctgcattgctgcgaaaggtggatacacactgtactagtgccgacattgtgcatgctctgttgcctgtgtctatgtgcctgtggttctgtcagtgtgatcatgtgatgtatctgaccccaggaatgtgtcaataaagtttccccttcctgggacaatgaattcacggtgttcttatttcaatttccaggagtgtatttacaattgacaatctgaagttcctttggtattggtacgttaatctgattctcacatatatctctgatacttgacaaaagtgtctatacatttatcttcatggttatgtacaggaatatggtaatcttattgggcgcagactgaaacttgactatagactgttttttttttgtgtgtgtggtggtgctgaagtatagactggtacagacaaatgtagaactcgtacagactgttgcagacaaatgcagactggtacagactaaagcAGACTgattaattggaggtctgtacactcgttataatacctcgcgcgttcatgtatcactgcgcgagtgtgatctgcgaggagaaaaggttctacattagcagcaatctcattggctgcgttacatattaacacgcggatcgtcggaagcagaatttggtccgtctctatggcagcgccatctcgtagtgtgtagacggacgagcgctgcgcctgcgtttttgtgcttagcggggcgcactctagtgggaaagttgtgtacgcgctgacgacgcggcactatgtacacaacacaagaaAATACAATACTGACAAGGACGCTTTTTGTCAACTTCAGATTAGGGATATCAGTAAAACCATGGTTATTTCGTCAATTCTACAAAGCCAAGTGCAAGACAGACTTTTCGGGCATCCTGTATATGAAACAGACTCGTGTAACATTTGTACAATAAATTCTGATATctgcctttcttattacagaaaattatgtTCAAACACCACACTATATCATTTCGTGTTATTACTCTCGGATATTTGTTGGTTGTGAGCTATTCCAACCATTGATCATCGATGATTTACCTAAACAACGCCCAATTTTATCATACAGAGTTTAGCTGACGTTGGAGTATGATCACCACCTAAGGATGTCACTGTTTTGCAGATGAGGAGTGGGAGCTGGAGGACAGAAGCTACGCTACGCTCTCCGTTGACACCGACTGCCTGCAGCTGTTGGCTAACGCCCTGGACCACCCCACGTGTCCGCTGGAAGACCTGTCACCGGAAACCATTACTCAGCGCGAGCAGTGCCGCGTGCAGCTATGGAACGACGTGGTGGAGAGATCGCCCCACATAcccgtcaccagctacctggcGTACACGCAGAGGGCGAACGTCAACCTCTGTCTCTTGGCCTGGATGACTGTCAACTCGTTCAGCATTTGTCAGGACGTCCCCTTTAGTATGATACAGTCCGTACATGATGCTCGGTGCTTTTTCAGTAATCCTGCCAACGAGTCCTGTCCGGAAGTGAACGTCACAGGCGCCATCTGCTCTTTCTCCAGAGCTGTTCTGTTACTAAAATGTCGCGACTTTTCCCTCAATAAGCATTCCGAGCTGTGTAGTGTCAGCTTGTACCCAGACGGATCCTACTCAAACAAGAGCAATGTACCGTGGATCAAACTCCTCAAAGGGCATATAGAGCCAACGGAAAGAACACTAAACTACAAAGCCAGTTTAAACAGTGCTACCTTGAAATACAAGGATTTCAGAATCGACAGCTTAAAAGTTTTAGAAATGTCATTTATAGCTATAAATATTGTTTTCCGTTTCTTGACTGCCGGAGTATACATGTACCTTCCACAGTTACGCAATCTGCCCGGAAAGATATTCTTGTCCTTCCAGCTCACGGGTATAATACAGATCTTGTGTTCTGAGGTCATGTATCGTATGACAGGTGTCCCCAAGTTATCGACAGCGGTGCAGATTGATAGCTCCCTTACGCTTCTCAGCTGTATCTGGCTGAACTCGTTCTGCTACCAAATGTACGCGTGCATTCGACATCTCAGGCTTCCTAATGATCTGCTGCCTGCTGAAGCGAGTGAGGTATTCCGTCGTCAGGTGGTGTATGCACTTATACCCTGGGGCATAGTATCTGCAGCAAGTATTTCTTTGGAAAATACGAGCAAATATTACTTGATTCACAGTCGGATAATATTCCTCGCGGCGATTTCATTCTCGGTAGCTCTAAATTTGGTTCTCCTTGGATTGGTGGGATATATGTACCTACGTAATCGAAACTTAATGCGGCGACTTAAAATTTCTAGTAATCACAGGTTTGGTTCAAAGAAACAACTTGTTTTTCTGTCAGTTAAGACAGTTTTCTTAAGTGGCGTTGGTATAATTGTTAGAACTGGATTCCACCAAGCGCAAGGCATTGCACAGTTCGTATACTATGTTCACATAGCTACGATGGCGCAGGGACCGCTGCTGTTCGTTTTTTTCATTTGTAACGAATCGACACTTCCTCTGTTCAAGGCGACCTTACTAGCATGGTGGAAACCAGATATTGTCAGATCCAGGCGAGAGCTGTGTTCAGCGGCTGAGAGAAATTTGGCAAAGAGAGCCGATATTCAGCATTCATCTGCAGAATCCTCGATGTAATTTCCTTGAGTGTTTTTCTCAAAGGACTGTTTTCAATGTAGACTGGACTGAGGCGTGTGGTCAGTTATAAAGATAGAATCTAGCTGATGAGAAAAAATTAACTGCGACTTACATCATAAAACCCGTGCCCCAGTTCCCTAATCTATTCTTTATTTACAACCAAGCGCTTATTTGTAAATAGTAGCGCGTCTACGTATACTAATAGACATTAATAATTCATTGTTGGTGCACAATGGAGTTGGAACTGAAGGTAAACTTTTAAAGGACTGTGTTACACGCTATTGGAGTAGAGGCGTTTGTGAGACAGGATAGTGTCTTACTGTGCGAAAAGTGTGTAAAAGCACTGTAGGAGACGTTGAAAGTTAATGTGTGTCGCATGTGCTAGTCTTAAGCAAGGAAGAACGTTATTTTAAAGGGCACTATCACTAACAGTCTTATGGGAGGAAAAAGATGTATCAGAAGTTAAATTAAAAGGGGGCATTTTACTCCAGATGTTAAACTATAAGGGTATAGTATGTACAACACAGTGTGATTTGTAATCAGTAGACGGTCGCCCATTTGTTGAAATAAAAGTTGAATGAGCGAcctatgcaaatgaaactggtgtatGCGTGAATTTATTATGTGGCCCAACTGAACACCCTGCCATTAACTGCCAAATTGCAGCCATCACCACACATTTACCAGCCATCCCTGATCTTAACAGGGAATTTCGTTATTTTTGACAACGAAAAGTAGCCACATCGTACACGACGGAACAGGAGGCCGCAGCATCACTCGCGAAGTAGCCAATATGGCTGCAGAGCCGATCGAAGAGTGGTGTGGCTCCGCATTCGAACGCACTTTTCCTTTGCAAAAACTTGATTGTGTGCAGTTGTATTTACTTTCGCGGGCACCAGGAGTGTTCTCTGACACATTGCGTTCTCCTTTACTCATTAGACAGggctgttatacactgaagcgccaaagaaactaacttgtataggcatgcgtattgaaatgcagagatacataaacagccagaatacggcactgcggtgggCAACGACtacatacgacaacaagtgtctggcgcagttgttagatgggttactgccgctacagtggcaggttatcaagatttaagcgagtttgaacgtggtgttacagtcggcgcactagcAATGGGACACGGAATATCCGAGGTAGGATGAAGTGggaaatttcccgtacgaccatttcacgagtgtaccttgaatatcaggagtcTGGCAAAATATCAAACCTTCGACAACAATacagtcggaaaaagatcctgcaagaacgggaccaacgacgactgaatagaatcgttcaatttgacagaagagcaacccttccacaaattgct contains these protein-coding regions:
- the LOC126262993 gene encoding uncharacterized protein LOC126262993 isoform X1 — protein: MHPGDVAARLLLFLAANGTAVLDCFCNHVNGGYQSNGLNGLNFGEITIFLSYCHYPRAYSLLETCENLDALLAVVPAVASLVQPPTDVEQCAGAPAVIRGLTAPTPRDEAFTTEHRCLIAADCIDSCYAQGLDGVEWDLETLATDHLRRPVLSQLLHVVYRISKAIRAEMGCADVHPWNVYQKNLHASEVPAVYSVFLEHLSNYSRDAAQLLSLGVTRVSQLFVPLAFEHMDTRPNDQQLHGWIKDVERVRDMLNTKLRGLVHDLQSVSEMMVNYKMEQDENNPGNYLIRRPLLNHQLLAYHERYLSFHDELSALCEQQHPKSSQMFALADALYSFCRNNWIETARVFNEGNSSDIYTVDEEWELEDRSYATLSVDTDCLQLLANALDHPTCPLEDLSPETITQREQCRVQLWNDVVERSPHIPVTSYLAYTQRANVNLCLLAWMTVNSFSICQDVPFSMIQSVHDARCFFSNPANESCPEVNVTGAICSFSRAVLLLKCRDFSLNKHSELCSVSLYPDGSYSNKSNVPWIKLLKGHIEPTERTLNYKASLNSATLKYKDFRIDSLKVLEMSFIAINIVFRFLTAGVYMYLPQLRNLPGKIFLSFQLTGIIQILCSEVMYRMTGVPKLSTAVQIDSSLTLLSCIWLNSFCYQMYACIRHLRLPNDLLPAEASEVFRRQVVYALIPWGIVSAASISLENTSKYYLIHSRIIFLAAISFSVALNLVLLGLVGYMYLRNRNLMRRLKISSNHRFGSKKQLVFLSVKTVFLSGVGIIVRTGFHQAQGIAQFVYYVHIATMAQGPLLFVFFICNESTLPLFKATLLAWWKPDIVRSRRELCSAAERNLAKRADIQHSSAESSM